From Plodia interpunctella isolate USDA-ARS_2022_Savannah chromosome 18, ilPloInte3.2, whole genome shotgun sequence, a single genomic window includes:
- the LOC128677958 gene encoding RING finger protein nhl-1-like isoform X1, producing the protein MADRIKKKPSFFTLKRWNSQKKIDAGTPPMSPITPTPIGPPRSPSSMPANVVSRVANSTESRPRQGSISGIKELIQCPLCLEALHNPKMLPCQHTFCLACLSVLVNGPIIECPICRSKVEVTGSNFLNSLPSNLYIDSLLHIVGVTNKSVDPKAETPPTPTVNGMSVELYAAGVRCSNCQSMCDSSDTTNCQHCKLIFCRVCWSQHLDDMRTQVASILKQLDSAARRLEHKMEHFKDRCERITEQIKLAAHEKINAIMESRAHLLQETDALQKSGDLCALALKTSLEEATSVAKHAMTSKSTDDKMTVMTFVNLHQNALQILLDVSKWDTEHFMFDKENFRIEKDAATPRDAESEDPMPDGFKQNDPLESETSLIQHYRSRNFIPHYTWKKTSRPCGVGIAPWSGHLYICGMDSHCVMVVERSQAKIVTRLTHEDMLCPVQIAFMKSLGEIYVTDKWKHCVHVFSREGEYLRSLGQKGSREGMFRSPEGVATDNAHNHIYVVDTGNDRIQVIQPDGKFVDFFGVTTKRQINPSKVWELTSVTCTEFNAPTSVAVTADRVVVLDSGNRRVKVYNKLDKGKILEFGSMGQRKGQFRQAEVLAVDPMGFILVGDSGNCRVQVFKPNGQLVRVFGRMGSEPGKFGWISGIHVTKQLDIIISDTKTHTVNFF; encoded by the exons ATGGCGGACAGAATAAAGAAAAAGCCTTCATTCTTTACTCTGAAGCGTTGGAACAGtcagaaaaaaattgatgCTGGAACGCCACCGATGTCTCCAATAACACCAACACCTATCGGTCCTCCTAGAAGCCCCTCGTCCATGCCAGCTAATGTTGTCTCAAGAGTAGCTAACTCAACAGAATCAAGACCTAGGCA GGGTTCAATCTCAGGTATCAAGGAACTTATACAATGCCCGCTATGCTTGGAAGCACTTCACAATCCAAAAATGCTGCCGTGCCAACACACTTTCTGTCTGGCGTGCCTTAGTGTTCTTGTAAATG GTCCGATCATCGAATGTCCAATATGCCGGTCCAAGGTCGAAGTGACTGGGTCAAATTTCCTAAACAGTCTGCCATCGAACCTGTACATAGATTCGCTACTCCATATAGTCGGTGTGACCAACAAGAGCGTTGACCCTAAGGCTGAAACTCCACCGACTCCTACTGTGAATGGTATGAGTGTGGAGCTGTACGCGGCTGGTGTGCGTTGCTCTAACTGTCAAAGCATGTGTGATAGCTCGGACACGACTAATTGTCAACACTGCAAATTG ATTTTTTGTCGGGTATGCTGGTCTCAGCATTTAGACGATATGAGGACTCAAGTAGCGTCTATATTGAAGCAACTGGATTCCGCTGCCAGGAGGCTGGAGCACAAAATGGAACATTTCAAg GATCGCTGCGAACGAATCACAgaacagattaagctagcagCACATGAGAAAATCAACGCCATCATGGAGTCAAGAGCCCATTTATTACAAGAGACGGATGCCCTGCAAAAATCTGGAGATCTCTGCGCTTTAGCGCTCAAAACATCACTAGAAGAGGCCACGTCAGTCGCAAAACATGCAATGACTTCGAAGTCAACTGATGACAAAATGACG GTGATGACATTCGTGAATCTGCACCAAAACGCGTTACAAATACTGTTGGACGTGTCCAAGTGGGACACGGAGCACTTCATGTTCGACAAGGAGAACTTCCGCATAGAAAAGGACGCGGCCACGCCTCGCGACGCCGAGTCCGAAGACCCCATGCCTGATGGCTTCAAGCAGAATGACCCGCTTGAGAGCGAAACCAGCTTAATACAACattatag ATCCCGCAACTTCATTCCTCACTATACATGGAAGAAGACATCGCGGCCTTGCGGCGTCGGCATCGCGCCCTGGAGCGGCCATCTTTACATCTGCGGCATGGACTCTCACTGCGTGATGGTTGTCGAACGATCGCAAGCTAAAATCGTGACGAGATTGACCCACGAAGATATGCTGTGTCCCGTACAAATCGCCTTTATGAAGAGCTTGGGGGAAATTTATGTTACTG ACAAATGGAAGCACTGCGTGCACGTGTTCTCGCGGGAGGGCGAGTACCTCCGCAGCCTGGGACAGAAGGGCAGCCGCGAGGGCATGTTCCGCTCGCCCGAGGGCGTCGCCACTGACAACGCGCACAACCATATCTACGTCGTGGACACCGGCAACGACAGGATACAG GTTATCCAACCTGACGGAAAATTCGTAGATTTCTTCGGGGTGACAACGAAACGGCAGATCAATCCCAGCAAAGTTTGGGAGTTGACATCGGTGACCTGCACAGAGTTCAACGCCCCCACCAGCGTCGCGGTCACCGCAGACAGAGTAGTCGTACTGGACAGCGGAAACCGACGAGTCAAAGTATACAACAAATTagataaaggaaaaatattagaattcGGCTCCATGGGTCAGAGGAAAGGGCAGTTCCGACAAGCCGAAGTGCTAGCTGTGGACCCGATGGGATTCATTCTAGTTGGTGATTCGGGAAATTGCAGAGTACAGGTTTTTAAGCCTAATGGACAACTTGTTAGAGTGTTTGGACGCATGGGGTCCGAACCTGGCAAGTTCGGGTGGATATCCGGTATCCACGTCACTAAGCAGTTGGATATCATTATCAGTGATACAAAAACGCATACTGTTAACTTTTTCTAG
- the LOC128677958 gene encoding tripartite motif-containing protein 2-like isoform X2, whose product MLKRGSISGIKELIQCPLCLEALHNPKMLPCQHTFCLACLSVLVNGPIIECPICRSKVEVTGSNFLNSLPSNLYIDSLLHIVGVTNKSVDPKAETPPTPTVNGMSVELYAAGVRCSNCQSMCDSSDTTNCQHCKLIFCRVCWSQHLDDMRTQVASILKQLDSAARRLEHKMEHFKDRCERITEQIKLAAHEKINAIMESRAHLLQETDALQKSGDLCALALKTSLEEATSVAKHAMTSKSTDDKMTVMTFVNLHQNALQILLDVSKWDTEHFMFDKENFRIEKDAATPRDAESEDPMPDGFKQNDPLESETSLIQHYRSRNFIPHYTWKKTSRPCGVGIAPWSGHLYICGMDSHCVMVVERSQAKIVTRLTHEDMLCPVQIAFMKSLGEIYVTDKWKHCVHVFSREGEYLRSLGQKGSREGMFRSPEGVATDNAHNHIYVVDTGNDRIQVIQPDGKFVDFFGVTTKRQINPSKVWELTSVTCTEFNAPTSVAVTADRVVVLDSGNRRVKVYNKLDKGKILEFGSMGQRKGQFRQAEVLAVDPMGFILVGDSGNCRVQVFKPNGQLVRVFGRMGSEPGKFGWISGIHVTKQLDIIISDTKTHTVNFF is encoded by the exons ATGTTAAAAAG GGGTTCAATCTCAGGTATCAAGGAACTTATACAATGCCCGCTATGCTTGGAAGCACTTCACAATCCAAAAATGCTGCCGTGCCAACACACTTTCTGTCTGGCGTGCCTTAGTGTTCTTGTAAATG GTCCGATCATCGAATGTCCAATATGCCGGTCCAAGGTCGAAGTGACTGGGTCAAATTTCCTAAACAGTCTGCCATCGAACCTGTACATAGATTCGCTACTCCATATAGTCGGTGTGACCAACAAGAGCGTTGACCCTAAGGCTGAAACTCCACCGACTCCTACTGTGAATGGTATGAGTGTGGAGCTGTACGCGGCTGGTGTGCGTTGCTCTAACTGTCAAAGCATGTGTGATAGCTCGGACACGACTAATTGTCAACACTGCAAATTG ATTTTTTGTCGGGTATGCTGGTCTCAGCATTTAGACGATATGAGGACTCAAGTAGCGTCTATATTGAAGCAACTGGATTCCGCTGCCAGGAGGCTGGAGCACAAAATGGAACATTTCAAg GATCGCTGCGAACGAATCACAgaacagattaagctagcagCACATGAGAAAATCAACGCCATCATGGAGTCAAGAGCCCATTTATTACAAGAGACGGATGCCCTGCAAAAATCTGGAGATCTCTGCGCTTTAGCGCTCAAAACATCACTAGAAGAGGCCACGTCAGTCGCAAAACATGCAATGACTTCGAAGTCAACTGATGACAAAATGACG GTGATGACATTCGTGAATCTGCACCAAAACGCGTTACAAATACTGTTGGACGTGTCCAAGTGGGACACGGAGCACTTCATGTTCGACAAGGAGAACTTCCGCATAGAAAAGGACGCGGCCACGCCTCGCGACGCCGAGTCCGAAGACCCCATGCCTGATGGCTTCAAGCAGAATGACCCGCTTGAGAGCGAAACCAGCTTAATACAACattatag ATCCCGCAACTTCATTCCTCACTATACATGGAAGAAGACATCGCGGCCTTGCGGCGTCGGCATCGCGCCCTGGAGCGGCCATCTTTACATCTGCGGCATGGACTCTCACTGCGTGATGGTTGTCGAACGATCGCAAGCTAAAATCGTGACGAGATTGACCCACGAAGATATGCTGTGTCCCGTACAAATCGCCTTTATGAAGAGCTTGGGGGAAATTTATGTTACTG ACAAATGGAAGCACTGCGTGCACGTGTTCTCGCGGGAGGGCGAGTACCTCCGCAGCCTGGGACAGAAGGGCAGCCGCGAGGGCATGTTCCGCTCGCCCGAGGGCGTCGCCACTGACAACGCGCACAACCATATCTACGTCGTGGACACCGGCAACGACAGGATACAG GTTATCCAACCTGACGGAAAATTCGTAGATTTCTTCGGGGTGACAACGAAACGGCAGATCAATCCCAGCAAAGTTTGGGAGTTGACATCGGTGACCTGCACAGAGTTCAACGCCCCCACCAGCGTCGCGGTCACCGCAGACAGAGTAGTCGTACTGGACAGCGGAAACCGACGAGTCAAAGTATACAACAAATTagataaaggaaaaatattagaattcGGCTCCATGGGTCAGAGGAAAGGGCAGTTCCGACAAGCCGAAGTGCTAGCTGTGGACCCGATGGGATTCATTCTAGTTGGTGATTCGGGAAATTGCAGAGTACAGGTTTTTAAGCCTAATGGACAACTTGTTAGAGTGTTTGGACGCATGGGGTCCGAACCTGGCAAGTTCGGGTGGATATCCGGTATCCACGTCACTAAGCAGTTGGATATCATTATCAGTGATACAAAAACGCATACTGTTAACTTTTTCTAG
- the LOC128677958 gene encoding RING finger protein nhl-1-like isoform X3 encodes MLPCQHTFCLACLSVLVNGPIIECPICRSKVEVTGSNFLNSLPSNLYIDSLLHIVGVTNKSVDPKAETPPTPTVNGMSVELYAAGVRCSNCQSMCDSSDTTNCQHCKLIFCRVCWSQHLDDMRTQVASILKQLDSAARRLEHKMEHFKDRCERITEQIKLAAHEKINAIMESRAHLLQETDALQKSGDLCALALKTSLEEATSVAKHAMTSKSTDDKMTVMTFVNLHQNALQILLDVSKWDTEHFMFDKENFRIEKDAATPRDAESEDPMPDGFKQNDPLESETSLIQHYRSRNFIPHYTWKKTSRPCGVGIAPWSGHLYICGMDSHCVMVVERSQAKIVTRLTHEDMLCPVQIAFMKSLGEIYVTDKWKHCVHVFSREGEYLRSLGQKGSREGMFRSPEGVATDNAHNHIYVVDTGNDRIQVIQPDGKFVDFFGVTTKRQINPSKVWELTSVTCTEFNAPTSVAVTADRVVVLDSGNRRVKVYNKLDKGKILEFGSMGQRKGQFRQAEVLAVDPMGFILVGDSGNCRVQVFKPNGQLVRVFGRMGSEPGKFGWISGIHVTKQLDIIISDTKTHTVNFF; translated from the exons ATGCTGCCGTGCCAACACACTTTCTGTCTGGCGTGCCTTAGTGTTCTTGTAAATG GTCCGATCATCGAATGTCCAATATGCCGGTCCAAGGTCGAAGTGACTGGGTCAAATTTCCTAAACAGTCTGCCATCGAACCTGTACATAGATTCGCTACTCCATATAGTCGGTGTGACCAACAAGAGCGTTGACCCTAAGGCTGAAACTCCACCGACTCCTACTGTGAATGGTATGAGTGTGGAGCTGTACGCGGCTGGTGTGCGTTGCTCTAACTGTCAAAGCATGTGTGATAGCTCGGACACGACTAATTGTCAACACTGCAAATTG ATTTTTTGTCGGGTATGCTGGTCTCAGCATTTAGACGATATGAGGACTCAAGTAGCGTCTATATTGAAGCAACTGGATTCCGCTGCCAGGAGGCTGGAGCACAAAATGGAACATTTCAAg GATCGCTGCGAACGAATCACAgaacagattaagctagcagCACATGAGAAAATCAACGCCATCATGGAGTCAAGAGCCCATTTATTACAAGAGACGGATGCCCTGCAAAAATCTGGAGATCTCTGCGCTTTAGCGCTCAAAACATCACTAGAAGAGGCCACGTCAGTCGCAAAACATGCAATGACTTCGAAGTCAACTGATGACAAAATGACG GTGATGACATTCGTGAATCTGCACCAAAACGCGTTACAAATACTGTTGGACGTGTCCAAGTGGGACACGGAGCACTTCATGTTCGACAAGGAGAACTTCCGCATAGAAAAGGACGCGGCCACGCCTCGCGACGCCGAGTCCGAAGACCCCATGCCTGATGGCTTCAAGCAGAATGACCCGCTTGAGAGCGAAACCAGCTTAATACAACattatag ATCCCGCAACTTCATTCCTCACTATACATGGAAGAAGACATCGCGGCCTTGCGGCGTCGGCATCGCGCCCTGGAGCGGCCATCTTTACATCTGCGGCATGGACTCTCACTGCGTGATGGTTGTCGAACGATCGCAAGCTAAAATCGTGACGAGATTGACCCACGAAGATATGCTGTGTCCCGTACAAATCGCCTTTATGAAGAGCTTGGGGGAAATTTATGTTACTG ACAAATGGAAGCACTGCGTGCACGTGTTCTCGCGGGAGGGCGAGTACCTCCGCAGCCTGGGACAGAAGGGCAGCCGCGAGGGCATGTTCCGCTCGCCCGAGGGCGTCGCCACTGACAACGCGCACAACCATATCTACGTCGTGGACACCGGCAACGACAGGATACAG GTTATCCAACCTGACGGAAAATTCGTAGATTTCTTCGGGGTGACAACGAAACGGCAGATCAATCCCAGCAAAGTTTGGGAGTTGACATCGGTGACCTGCACAGAGTTCAACGCCCCCACCAGCGTCGCGGTCACCGCAGACAGAGTAGTCGTACTGGACAGCGGAAACCGACGAGTCAAAGTATACAACAAATTagataaaggaaaaatattagaattcGGCTCCATGGGTCAGAGGAAAGGGCAGTTCCGACAAGCCGAAGTGCTAGCTGTGGACCCGATGGGATTCATTCTAGTTGGTGATTCGGGAAATTGCAGAGTACAGGTTTTTAAGCCTAATGGACAACTTGTTAGAGTGTTTGGACGCATGGGGTCCGAACCTGGCAAGTTCGGGTGGATATCCGGTATCCACGTCACTAAGCAGTTGGATATCATTATCAGTGATACAAAAACGCATACTGTTAACTTTTTCTAG
- the Rab19 gene encoding ras-related protein Rab-43 yields the protein MSNRNPNTLMSIPDEQFDYLFKIVLIGDCGTGKTCIVQRLKSGNFIESHGNTIGVDFSMKTLIVDGKKVKLQIWDTAGQERFRTITQSYYRSANGVIIVYDITKRSTFLSLQKWIEEVRRYTSSNVIVSLIGNKCDLSEQREVEPDEPKSFCRYVPEIMFVMETSAKDNTNVEDTFRSLATELKRQHDNSEGPPMESDSVVLGESHAISRCQPCRSS from the exons atGAGTAATCGTAACCCGAATACGCTTATGAGCATTCCAGATGAACAATTTGATTatctattcaaaattgttttaataggTGATTGTGGTACGGGAAAAACATGTATCGTGCAACGTTTGAAGTCTGGGAATTTCATAGAAAGTCACGGAAATACAATAGGCGTCGACTTTTCAATGAAAACCCTCATCGTTGACGGGAAAAAGGTCAAG ttGCAAATATGGGACACTGCTGGTCAAGAGAGATTCAGGACAATCACCCAAAGCTACTATAGATCAGCAAATGGAgtaataatag TGTATGATATAACTAAAAGATCAACATTCTTATCTCTCCAAAAATGGATAGAGGAAGTTAGGAGATACACATCATCCAATGTGATTGTGTCGCTAATTGGTAACAAATGTGACCTGAGCGAGCAACGAGAAGTGGAACCAGATGAACCGAAATCCTTCTGCAGATATGTGCCCGAGATCATGTTTGTGATGGAGACATCGGCGAAAGACAACACAAATGTAGAAGACACATTTCGCAGTTTGGCTACTGAGCTAAAG CGTCAACATGACAACAGTGAAGGCCCACCAATGGAGTCAGATTCTGTAGTACTCGGTGAAAGTCATGCAATAAGTAGATGTCAACCATGTCGCTCGTcctag